One part of the Natronorubrum sediminis genome encodes these proteins:
- a CDS encoding phosphotransferase family protein, producing the protein MSENYYERLVDEDALAAHLAEHLGEADEYDVERHQEGHSNETLFVTWGDRELVIRRPPPGETADTAHDVIREYRVMAAVAETDVPVPTPVLSCEDHDIIGSDFYVMERLEGDVLREGEPERFAAPDYRERIGEELVDTLAKIHRLDYEEIGLGEFGRPEGYTQRQVDRWGKQLSWAFDVTEDEREVPDLHEVGDWLRDNVPDDHPHTLVHGDYKLDNVMFAPATPPELNAVFDWEMATLGDPQADLGWMLSYWRDEKDPEPSIPELTTRFMEREGYSSRVDLVDRWEELTGLEFEHERFYRTLAVYKLAGLGEMFFRRYLEGNSDNPMYPKMEERVPALAARAKRIIEGEEPL; encoded by the coding sequence ATGAGCGAAAACTACTACGAACGCCTCGTCGACGAGGATGCACTCGCCGCGCACTTAGCGGAGCACCTCGGTGAGGCAGACGAATACGACGTCGAACGGCACCAGGAAGGACACTCGAACGAGACGCTCTTCGTGACGTGGGGCGACCGCGAGTTGGTCATCCGACGTCCGCCGCCGGGTGAAACGGCCGATACGGCCCACGACGTGATCCGCGAGTATCGCGTCATGGCCGCGGTCGCGGAAACAGACGTCCCGGTCCCGACGCCGGTTCTCAGCTGTGAAGACCACGATATCATCGGCAGCGATTTCTACGTCATGGAGCGCCTCGAGGGTGACGTGCTCCGGGAGGGCGAACCCGAGCGCTTCGCCGCCCCTGACTACCGCGAGCGAATCGGCGAGGAACTCGTCGACACACTGGCGAAGATCCACCGACTCGACTACGAGGAAATCGGCCTCGGCGAGTTCGGCCGCCCGGAAGGCTACACGCAGCGACAGGTCGACCGCTGGGGGAAACAGCTTTCGTGGGCGTTCGACGTCACCGAAGACGAGCGCGAGGTCCCAGACCTTCACGAGGTTGGCGACTGGCTCCGTGACAACGTCCCCGACGACCACCCCCACACGCTCGTTCACGGCGACTACAAACTCGACAACGTCATGTTCGCCCCCGCCACGCCTCCCGAACTCAATGCTGTCTTCGACTGGGAGATGGCCACCCTCGGCGATCCGCAGGCCGATCTGGGGTGGATGCTCTCTTACTGGCGCGACGAGAAGGACCCCGAGCCATCGATTCCCGAACTGACGACCCGATTCATGGAACGCGAGGGGTACTCGAGTCGTGTCGACCTCGTCGACCGCTGGGAGGAACTTACCGGCCTCGAGTTCGAGCACGAACGATTCTACCGGACGCTCGCCGTCTACAAACTCGCGGGCCTCGGCGAGATGTTCTTCCGGCGCTACCTCGAGGGCAACAGCGACAATCCGATGTACCCGAAGATGGAAGAGCGCGTCCCGGCACTCGCCGCGCGCGCGAAGCGGATTATCGAGGGAGAGGAACCGCTGTAA
- a CDS encoding SHOCT domain-containing protein, giving the protein MSDDPATRIRENITEITSMVVTALWLGLMFAGVGGNLWLVVLLVGYVAVVPLVALLFGDEADKAEWWDGWWGSESRDEREREESDSSDAPEAADRHTALETTPKQDNREALETLRTRYAAGELTDEQFERKLERLLETETLEDVEQWRGSTTEPPDRTGAGDRDEGTTQDRDFEYET; this is encoded by the coding sequence ATGAGTGACGATCCGGCGACTCGAATCCGTGAGAACATCACGGAGATCACCTCGATGGTCGTCACGGCCCTGTGGCTAGGGTTGATGTTCGCGGGAGTCGGCGGAAACCTATGGCTCGTCGTCCTCCTCGTCGGTTACGTCGCCGTCGTCCCGCTGGTCGCGCTGTTGTTCGGCGACGAAGCGGACAAAGCGGAGTGGTGGGACGGCTGGTGGGGAAGCGAGTCCAGGGACGAGCGGGAACGCGAGGAATCGGACTCGAGCGACGCACCCGAAGCGGCGGATCGTCACACCGCGCTCGAAACGACGCCGAAACAGGACAACCGCGAAGCCCTCGAGACCCTCCGGACCCGATACGCCGCCGGCGAGTTGACCGACGAGCAGTTCGAACGCAAACTCGAGCGCTTACTCGAGACGGAGACGCTCGAGGACGTCGAGCAGTGGCGAGGATCGACGACAGAGCCACCCGATCGAACGGGAGCAGGCGACCGTGATGAGGGTACTACCCAGGATCGAGATTTCGAGTACGAAACCTGA
- a CDS encoding tRNA uridine(34) 5-carboxymethylaminomethyl modification radical SAM/GNAT enzyme Elp3, which yields MSTDTPEPTETEAFERVCETLVERILAGNLERDEVEKAKLEACSEFSAPKVPKNSEILDYAPQERREELEAVLQRKPVRTASGVSPVAIMTSPERCPHGKCLYCPGGPDSEFSSSQSYTGNEPAAARGVQNDYDPYGQVTLRLEQLREIGHPIDKVELILMGGTMTARSHDYQEWFVKRALEAMNDYDVDKEPEPAEGVSFAEDPEEYEWTYLEDVIAENETNEIRNIGTTFETKPDWCDPEQIDRMLDLGGTKVEVGVQTTFERINREMHRGHGAQASIDANRRLRDSAFKVGFHMMPGQPGMSKEMCLEDFRRIFEEEQWKPDYLKIYPTLIVRGTATYDWWHKGKYDPLENEEAAELVAEIKDMIPRYTRLQRVQRDIPADFIDAGVWKSNLRQLARQKMDGHDWNCECIRCREVGMNDAEPDEIDLDVMTYDASGGTEHFISFEDFEQDLLIGFCRLRFPNTPVRPELENAALVRELHVYGSEVTMGDEGETDQHQHKGYGRRLMERAEELAADAGYDKLSVISGIGAREYYRNKLGYHQDGPYVSKRL from the coding sequence GTGAGTACCGACACGCCCGAACCGACCGAGACCGAAGCGTTCGAACGGGTCTGTGAAACGCTCGTCGAGCGAATCCTCGCGGGCAATCTCGAGCGCGACGAAGTCGAGAAGGCCAAACTCGAGGCCTGTTCGGAGTTCTCGGCACCGAAAGTGCCCAAAAACTCCGAGATTCTCGACTACGCGCCACAGGAGCGACGCGAAGAACTCGAAGCCGTGCTCCAGCGCAAGCCGGTTCGAACGGCCTCGGGTGTCTCCCCAGTCGCGATCATGACCTCCCCCGAGCGCTGTCCCCACGGAAAGTGTCTCTACTGCCCCGGCGGACCGGATTCGGAGTTTTCCTCCTCCCAGAGCTACACGGGCAACGAACCCGCCGCCGCTCGCGGCGTCCAGAACGACTACGATCCCTACGGCCAGGTGACGCTGCGACTCGAGCAACTGCGCGAGATCGGCCACCCCATCGACAAGGTCGAACTTATCCTGATGGGCGGGACGATGACCGCCCGGAGCCACGACTATCAAGAGTGGTTCGTCAAGCGCGCGCTCGAGGCGATGAACGACTACGATGTCGACAAGGAACCCGAGCCAGCGGAGGGTGTGAGCTTCGCCGAGGACCCCGAGGAGTACGAGTGGACGTATCTCGAGGACGTCATCGCCGAAAACGAGACGAACGAGATCCGAAACATCGGGACGACCTTCGAGACGAAACCCGACTGGTGCGATCCCGAACAGATCGACCGAATGCTCGATCTCGGCGGGACGAAAGTCGAGGTCGGCGTCCAGACCACCTTCGAGCGGATCAACCGCGAGATGCACCGCGGCCACGGCGCGCAGGCGTCGATCGACGCCAACCGGCGACTGCGGGATTCGGCGTTCAAAGTCGGCTTCCACATGATGCCCGGCCAGCCCGGCATGTCCAAAGAGATGTGTCTCGAGGACTTCCGGCGCATTTTCGAGGAAGAGCAGTGGAAGCCGGACTACCTAAAGATCTATCCGACGCTGATCGTCCGTGGTACGGCGACCTACGACTGGTGGCACAAGGGCAAGTACGACCCGCTCGAAAACGAGGAAGCCGCCGAGTTGGTCGCCGAGATCAAGGACATGATTCCGCGCTATACGCGACTCCAACGCGTTCAGCGAGACATTCCCGCGGACTTCATCGACGCCGGCGTCTGGAAGTCGAACCTCCGACAGCTCGCGCGACAGAAGATGGATGGCCACGACTGGAACTGCGAGTGCATCCGCTGTCGCGAGGTCGGGATGAACGACGCCGAACCCGACGAAATCGACCTCGACGTCATGACCTACGACGCCAGTGGTGGCACGGAACACTTCATCTCGTTCGAGGACTTCGAGCAGGACCTCCTGATCGGCTTTTGCCGGCTCCGGTTCCCGAATACACCCGTCCGCCCGGAACTCGAGAACGCGGCGTTAGTGCGTGAACTCCACGTGTACGGCAGCGAGGTCACCATGGGCGACGAGGGCGAGACCGACCAGCACCAGCACAAGGGATACGGTCGACGCCTGATGGAACGCGCCGAGGAACTGGCCGCCGACGCCGGCTACGATAAGCTGAGCGTGATCTCGGGAATCGGGGCTCGAGAGTACTACCGGAACAAACTCGGCTATCATCAGGACGGCCCGTACGTGAGCAAGCGACTGTGA
- a CDS encoding DUF411 domain-containing protein: MELTRRKLCASGSALAAVGLAGCFDLGGSSDIDDWEWSGSLPVDSVVQHHDPNCGCCAEYVEYLEDNGFEVQLEETEDPGAVKQELGVPSDAESCHTVEFGDYVVEGHVPLEAVEEAYEDDDDDIEGIAAPGMPEYSPGMGPRGDDPLTIHAFDDSGDVYEYTEV, from the coding sequence ATGGAACTGACGCGGCGAAAACTGTGCGCCTCGGGGTCGGCGCTCGCAGCGGTCGGACTCGCTGGCTGTTTCGATCTCGGTGGCTCGAGCGATATCGACGACTGGGAGTGGTCTGGCTCGCTTCCCGTCGATTCGGTTGTCCAGCATCACGATCCGAACTGTGGCTGTTGTGCGGAGTACGTCGAATACCTCGAGGACAACGGGTTCGAGGTCCAACTCGAGGAAACGGAGGATCCTGGGGCAGTCAAGCAGGAGTTAGGCGTTCCCAGCGATGCCGAGAGCTGTCACACCGTCGAGTTCGGCGACTACGTCGTCGAAGGGCACGTCCCACTCGAGGCGGTCGAAGAAGCGTACGAAGACGATGACGACGACATCGAGGGTATCGCCGCACCGGGAATGCCCGAGTACTCGCCCGGAATGGGGCCACGTGGTGACGATCCGTTGACGATTCATGCCTTCGATGACTCGGGTGACGTCTACGAGTACACCGAAGTCTAA
- a CDS encoding 3-hydroxyacyl-CoA dehydrogenase/enoyl-CoA hydratase family protein: MSLDSIDRVAVLGAGNMGHGITEVTAMAGYDVTMRDIKDEFVDDGYESIAWSLEKLEEKELIDESADDVLSRIDTTTDLETAVSDADLVIEAAPENLDLKHDIFTDLEEFCDGDTLLATNTSSLPISDIAEVVDTSERVLGLHFFNPPVKMDLVEVIYGNDTSDEAAEAGYEWVESIAKTPIYVRKDVRGFVVNTIVGPFGGEPAFMVSEGEADIRQADATMSHERGYPMGPFELADLTGIDVGYHVRKEGGSPIPSITEEKVEAEELGQKTGKGFYDYEDGDGADYQPDDAGGFDWLRVEARMINRAAFLVGEDVAKPEEVDTGVQLGLGFPEGICRRADKIGLDEVLEKLETLYEETGSDRFEPHPYLEELVEDGKTGEDAGEGFYEYDADDGGFDSYHNINVELADGVLEVELDRPSRMNALSEDLLSEVDDLFSSVDTDEVRCATIEGAGDRAFSAGADVSGFSSANPTDLMDVSQAFETVNEFPRPVLAKIDGFCLGGGLELALACDLRVATDRSEFGAPEINLGLIPGAGGTQRLTRILGETRAKELVFRGTHIDAERAEEWGLINRAVDREAFDDTVEEFVSDLAGGPPIALKIAKQVMNEGQDASIDAALAMESQGFGLLTSTEDVLEGTMAFAEDREPEFEGK, from the coding sequence ATGTCACTGGACAGCATCGACCGCGTCGCCGTCCTAGGCGCGGGCAACATGGGGCACGGAATTACCGAAGTGACCGCGATGGCCGGCTACGACGTCACGATGCGCGACATCAAAGACGAGTTCGTCGACGACGGCTACGAGTCGATTGCCTGGAGCCTCGAGAAACTCGAGGAGAAGGAACTGATCGACGAGTCCGCCGACGACGTCCTCTCGCGCATCGACACGACGACCGACCTCGAGACGGCCGTCTCCGACGCCGACCTCGTGATCGAGGCCGCACCGGAGAACCTCGACTTGAAACACGACATCTTCACCGACTTAGAGGAGTTCTGTGACGGGGATACGCTGCTCGCGACGAACACCTCGAGTCTGCCGATTTCGGACATCGCGGAGGTCGTCGACACCTCCGAACGCGTCCTCGGCTTGCACTTTTTCAACCCGCCGGTCAAGATGGACCTCGTCGAGGTCATCTACGGCAACGACACGAGCGACGAGGCGGCCGAAGCGGGCTACGAGTGGGTCGAATCGATCGCCAAGACGCCGATTTACGTCCGCAAGGACGTTCGCGGCTTCGTCGTCAACACTATCGTCGGCCCATTCGGCGGCGAACCGGCGTTCATGGTCTCGGAAGGCGAAGCCGACATTCGACAGGCCGACGCCACGATGTCCCACGAGCGGGGCTACCCGATGGGGCCGTTCGAACTCGCCGACCTGACCGGCATCGACGTCGGCTACCACGTCCGCAAGGAGGGTGGCTCGCCCATTCCGTCGATCACCGAGGAGAAAGTCGAGGCCGAAGAACTCGGCCAGAAAACCGGAAAAGGATTCTACGACTACGAAGACGGCGACGGCGCGGACTACCAGCCCGACGACGCGGGCGGCTTCGACTGGCTGCGCGTCGAAGCACGCATGATCAACCGCGCGGCGTTCCTCGTCGGCGAGGACGTCGCCAAACCCGAAGAAGTTGACACCGGCGTCCAACTCGGTCTCGGCTTCCCCGAAGGGATCTGCCGACGCGCCGACAAGATCGGGCTCGACGAAGTCCTCGAGAAACTCGAGACCCTCTACGAGGAGACCGGCTCCGATCGATTCGAGCCACACCCCTACCTCGAAGAACTCGTCGAGGACGGGAAGACCGGCGAGGACGCCGGCGAAGGCTTCTATGAGTACGACGCCGACGACGGTGGCTTCGACTCCTATCACAACATCAACGTCGAACTCGCAGACGGTGTCCTGGAGGTCGAACTCGATCGACCGTCGCGCATGAACGCACTCTCGGAGGACCTCCTCTCCGAAGTCGACGACCTGTTCTCGAGCGTCGACACAGACGAGGTTCGCTGTGCGACGATCGAAGGCGCAGGCGACCGCGCCTTTTCGGCCGGTGCCGACGTCAGCGGGTTCTCGAGTGCGAACCCGACGGACCTGATGGATGTCTCCCAGGCCTTCGAGACGGTCAACGAGTTCCCACGGCCCGTCCTCGCCAAGATCGATGGCTTCTGTCTCGGCGGCGGCCTCGAACTCGCGTTAGCCTGTGACCTTCGCGTCGCGACCGACCGCTCCGAGTTCGGTGCACCCGAGATCAACCTCGGATTGATTCCCGGCGCCGGTGGGACGCAGCGACTCACGCGCATCCTCGGCGAGACGCGTGCGAAGGAACTGGTCTTCCGTGGCACCCACATCGACGCCGAGCGCGCCGAGGAGTGGGGCCTGATCAACCGCGCCGTCGACCGCGAGGCGTTCGACGACACCGTCGAGGAGTTCGTCTCCGACCTCGCCGGCGGCCCGCCGATCGCACTCAAGATCGCCAAACAGGTCATGAACGAGGGCCAGGACGCCAGTATCGACGCCGCACTCGCGATGGAGAGTCAAGGCTTTGGCCTGCTCACGAGCACGGAAGACGTTCTCGAAGGGACGATGGCGTTCGCCGAAGACCGAGAACCCGAGTTCGAAGGGAAGTAA
- a CDS encoding PaaI family thioesterase: MTTLDDATGWPEWRSFVERHGYLSWLDIDAEHLADGRAVLTIERDEDFENPVGNDGYDPVHGGIVATLIDTSSAFALRTTFDKPNETHLTTTDLNVSYLRPATGTLRADAEVVRVGGSTGVTQVSVSGADGEAAVGRTTYRLFRPNGETDS; encoded by the coding sequence ATGACCACACTGGACGACGCGACCGGTTGGCCCGAGTGGCGATCGTTCGTCGAGCGCCACGGTTACCTCTCGTGGCTCGATATCGACGCGGAGCACCTCGCTGACGGTCGTGCAGTCCTGACGATCGAACGCGACGAAGACTTCGAGAACCCGGTCGGAAACGACGGCTACGACCCGGTCCACGGCGGCATCGTCGCGACGTTGATCGACACCTCGAGTGCGTTCGCGCTCCGGACGACGTTCGATAAACCGAACGAGACGCACCTGACGACGACGGATCTCAACGTCTCGTACCTTCGCCCGGCAACGGGGACGTTGCGCGCCGACGCGGAAGTCGTTCGTGTCGGTGGGTCGACAGGCGTGACGCAGGTTTCCGTTAGCGGTGCCGACGGAGAAGCGGCCGTCGGACGCACGACGTATCGGCTGTTTCGACCGAACGGCGAGACGGACTCGTAG
- a CDS encoding winged helix-turn-helix domain-containing protein — protein MTDTEPPNWDFKDRDIAILCELSDDPQLSSRELTSVLKEEYDIDVSHVTVSESIRRMRDEGVFREAIIPNEEYYTFALFEFKFNTEHFAEGWRDAMEYIESDKHTLFFFLSDGEYQWKTVMMFRGRQEVSKWIHDCYKEHGDVIANIRNSSVHNVLKFQTDPQIYKDLRGE, from the coding sequence ATGACAGATACTGAACCACCGAATTGGGACTTCAAGGACCGTGACATTGCTATCCTCTGTGAACTCTCGGACGACCCCCAACTCTCCTCGAGGGAGTTGACGTCCGTCCTCAAAGAGGAGTACGATATCGACGTCTCACACGTCACCGTCAGCGAATCGATTCGTCGGATGCGTGACGAAGGCGTGTTTCGGGAGGCGATCATCCCGAACGAAGAGTACTACACCTTCGCGCTCTTCGAGTTCAAGTTCAACACCGAACACTTCGCCGAGGGCTGGCGAGATGCGATGGAGTACATCGAGAGCGATAAGCACACGCTGTTTTTCTTCCTCTCTGACGGCGAGTACCAGTGGAAGACGGTCATGATGTTTCGTGGCCGACAGGAGGTCTCGAAGTGGATCCACGACTGCTACAAAGAACACGGGGACGTCATCGCGAACATCCGAAACTCGTCGGTCCACAACGTGTTGAAGTTCCAGACTGATCCGCAAATCTACAAAGACTTACGCGGCGAGTAA
- a CDS encoding ATP-dependent helicase, producing the protein MSRTDGRELPVGDDALPFDPDDVVIEDHDVFDRLEPAVQEWWLEEFGEFVPENDGFFTPPQRGAIPKIHDGTNTLICAPTGSGKTLASFCSIIDELYRRDRESADGLENSVYCLYVSPLKSLANDIHRNLEVPLEGIESIIEGRDDDAEMGEIRHAIRHGDTTSYERQQMLEETPHILNTTPETLAILLNSPKFREKLRTIEYVIVDEIHALASGKRGTHLSVSLERLEALADDEITRIGCSATIDPLSEVAEFLVGCDDPRVGNGDGEGDSDTADEATADGDGPVHRPYEIVDARFAREFDVELECPTDDLINTSREVVQERFYRLLHEHIQEHTNTIVFTNTRSGAERVLHNLRETFSDYDEANSGCHHGSLSKEVRQDVEARLKTGELDVVTTSTSLELGIDMPHVDLVVQVGSPKSVASLLQRVGRAGHRVGQTVTGRVIALDRDELLECAVMLQTAEAGFVDSVSIPENAHDVAAQHVYGMAIAEIRPETEVKSILRRAYPYRNYDDEKWQSLVRYLTAEYGGLEDRNVYAKIWRDENDPPDGEHHYEKYPVGETLIGKRGRLARVIYMTNIGTIPDSFTCEVFTRAGDEWVGQLDENYLDTLEKGDVFVLGGDHFEYRYRRGSKVYVDHTSARPTVPSWFSERLPLSPDLGRKMLTFQETLLEHYGDGGPPRVRAWLRDLPLDDDSVRALARLFEHQLRYAGPESISTSERLAIEVVRDRDEYERHYYVHSLYGRQFNDGFSRLLAYRCAQEATANVRVAVADNGFVLSMPLNRKVDIEGIIDDLAADAVREDLRASLADTDLLQRYFRINATRALMILKRYKGYEKSASEQQVSSEMLLGFATDLENFAVIEETYREILEDKLDVEMIESVVAALESGDLSVERHLFDSPSPRAFGLATLSASDVVLAEDESAALQAFHDHVLEEIGEQSLPDIATGSSDE; encoded by the coding sequence ATGAGTCGAACCGACGGCCGCGAGTTGCCGGTCGGTGACGACGCCCTCCCTTTCGACCCCGACGATGTCGTCATCGAGGACCACGACGTCTTCGATCGCCTCGAGCCAGCGGTCCAAGAGTGGTGGCTCGAGGAGTTCGGGGAGTTCGTCCCCGAAAATGACGGCTTCTTCACGCCGCCCCAACGAGGGGCGATTCCGAAGATTCACGACGGGACCAACACCTTGATCTGTGCGCCAACTGGCAGCGGGAAGACGCTGGCCAGTTTCTGTTCGATCATCGACGAACTGTACCGGCGGGACAGAGAGTCTGCTGACGGCCTCGAGAACTCCGTCTACTGTCTGTACGTCTCGCCGCTCAAATCCCTCGCGAACGATATCCACCGAAATCTCGAGGTTCCTCTCGAGGGAATCGAGTCGATCATCGAGGGACGAGACGACGACGCGGAGATGGGCGAGATTCGCCACGCGATTCGCCACGGTGACACGACGTCTTACGAACGCCAGCAGATGCTCGAGGAGACGCCACACATCCTCAACACGACACCCGAGACGCTCGCGATTCTCCTCAACTCGCCGAAATTCCGCGAGAAACTCCGCACTATCGAGTACGTCATCGTCGACGAGATCCACGCGCTGGCGTCGGGGAAACGTGGAACCCACCTTTCGGTGAGCCTCGAGCGACTCGAGGCACTGGCCGACGACGAGATCACTCGAATCGGGTGCTCGGCAACTATCGACCCGCTCTCGGAGGTCGCGGAATTTCTGGTCGGTTGTGACGACCCGCGAGTCGGTAACGGTGATGGCGAGGGTGACAGTGATACTGCTGACGAAGCTACTGCTGACGGAGACGGTCCCGTTCACCGTCCCTACGAGATCGTCGACGCCCGCTTTGCGCGCGAGTTCGACGTGGAACTCGAGTGTCCGACGGACGACCTGATCAACACGTCCCGAGAGGTGGTCCAGGAGCGATTCTACCGACTGCTCCACGAGCACATTCAAGAACACACGAACACGATCGTTTTCACGAACACCCGATCCGGTGCCGAACGAGTCCTGCACAATCTCCGCGAGACCTTCTCCGACTACGACGAAGCGAACTCCGGCTGTCACCACGGTAGTCTCTCGAAGGAGGTCAGACAGGACGTCGAAGCGCGACTCAAAACGGGCGAACTCGACGTGGTGACGACCTCGACGAGCCTCGAGTTGGGAATCGACATGCCCCACGTCGACCTCGTCGTGCAGGTCGGTTCGCCCAAATCGGTCGCCTCGTTGCTCCAGCGCGTCGGTCGTGCAGGCCACCGCGTCGGCCAGACCGTGACCGGCCGGGTGATCGCCCTCGACCGGGACGAACTCCTCGAGTGTGCGGTAATGCTCCAGACGGCCGAGGCGGGATTCGTCGACTCGGTGTCGATCCCCGAGAACGCACACGACGTCGCCGCCCAGCACGTCTACGGGATGGCTATCGCCGAGATCCGTCCCGAAACCGAAGTCAAGTCGATTCTACGGCGCGCGTACCCGTATCGAAACTACGACGACGAAAAGTGGCAGTCCCTCGTCAGGTACCTCACCGCCGAATACGGCGGTCTCGAGGATCGCAACGTCTACGCAAAAATTTGGCGCGACGAGAACGATCCACCCGACGGCGAACACCACTACGAAAAGTATCCCGTCGGCGAGACGCTGATCGGTAAGCGAGGCCGATTAGCGCGCGTCATCTACATGACCAACATCGGCACCATTCCGGACTCGTTCACCTGCGAGGTGTTCACCCGCGCCGGCGACGAATGGGTCGGCCAACTCGACGAGAACTACCTCGATACGCTCGAGAAAGGCGACGTCTTCGTCCTCGGCGGCGACCACTTCGAGTACCGGTACCGACGCGGCTCGAAGGTGTACGTCGACCACACGAGCGCGCGACCGACCGTCCCCTCCTGGTTCTCCGAACGACTGCCGCTCTCGCCCGACCTCGGCCGGAAGATGCTCACCTTCCAGGAGACCCTGCTCGAGCACTACGGGGACGGTGGGCCCCCTCGAGTCCGCGCGTGGCTTCGCGACCTCCCTCTCGACGACGACAGCGTCCGCGCGCTCGCCCGACTCTTCGAACACCAACTCAGATACGCCGGACCTGAAAGCATTAGCACGAGCGAGCGCCTCGCTATCGAAGTCGTCCGCGACCGTGATGAGTACGAGCGCCACTACTACGTCCACTCGCTGTACGGCAGGCAGTTCAACGACGGCTTCTCGCGCCTGCTCGCCTACCGCTGTGCACAGGAGGCGACCGCCAACGTTCGCGTCGCCGTCGCCGACAACGGCTTCGTCCTCTCGATGCCGCTCAACCGGAAAGTCGACATCGAGGGCATCATCGACGACCTCGCGGCCGATGCCGTTCGCGAGGATCTGCGAGCGTCGCTCGCTGACACCGACCTCCTCCAGCGATACTTCCGCATCAACGCGACGCGTGCGCTGATGATCCTCAAACGGTACAAGGGCTACGAGAAATCGGCTAGCGAACAACAAGTCTCGAGTGAGATGCTCCTCGGTTTCGCGACAGACCTCGAGAACTTCGCCGTCATCGAAGAGACCTACCGTGAAATCCTCGAAGACAAACTCGACGTGGAAATGATCGAGTCGGTCGTCGCTGCGCTCGAGTCCGGAGACCTCTCCGTCGAGCGCCACCTCTTCGATTCACCCTCACCTCGGGCGTTCGGTCTGGCGACGCTGTCGGCGAGTGACGTCGTCCTGGCAGAAGACGAGAGCGCCGCGTTGCAGGCGTTTCACGACCACGTACTCGAGGAAATCGGCGAACAGTCGTTGCCCGACATTGCGACCGGCTCGAGTGACGAATAG
- a CDS encoding zinc-dependent alcohol dehydrogenase family protein — protein sequence MRAAVLEAYGEHLSIESVAEPELDPHGVIVDVEACGICRSDWHAWQGHGEWADDQVPIGQILGHEPAGRVARVGARVNTLEVGERVAVPFNLGEGSCYQCRNGHGNVCEDGYALGFESSAPGAFAEQIHVPHADFNVVTLPDGVSAEAVAALGCRYVTAFHALAHRADIDAGDWVAVHGCGGLGLAGVQIASALGARVIAVDVREEPLSMASDLGAAETIDASALEDGATDGPASVPAAIEESTAHGAHVSVDALGRAETCRNSLECLRIRGTHVQIGLTTAAERGEVSLPIDDVTRWDVTIVGSRGMPPSRYDELLRMIDASILEPERLVTRRVALEEVSERLAAMTDYETRGVEVVTSF from the coding sequence ATGCGAGCAGCAGTACTCGAGGCCTACGGTGAGCACCTGTCCATCGAGTCGGTCGCCGAACCGGAGCTAGACCCCCACGGCGTGATCGTCGACGTCGAGGCCTGTGGCATCTGTCGAAGCGACTGGCACGCCTGGCAGGGCCACGGCGAGTGGGCCGACGACCAGGTCCCGATCGGCCAGATTCTGGGCCACGAACCCGCCGGACGCGTCGCGCGAGTCGGAGCGCGAGTCAACACGCTCGAGGTCGGCGAGCGCGTTGCCGTTCCGTTCAACCTCGGCGAGGGATCGTGCTACCAGTGTCGAAACGGCCACGGAAACGTTTGCGAGGACGGCTATGCGCTCGGATTCGAATCGAGCGCCCCCGGTGCATTCGCGGAGCAGATCCACGTTCCACACGCCGATTTCAACGTCGTGACGCTGCCGGATGGTGTCTCCGCGGAGGCCGTCGCGGCCCTAGGGTGTCGGTACGTGACGGCGTTTCACGCGCTCGCTCACCGGGCCGATATCGACGCGGGGGACTGGGTGGCCGTCCACGGCTGTGGCGGCCTCGGATTGGCCGGCGTCCAAATTGCGAGCGCGCTCGGCGCGCGGGTGATCGCCGTTGATGTTCGCGAGGAACCACTGTCGATGGCGAGTGACCTCGGCGCGGCGGAAACGATCGACGCGTCGGCACTCGAGGACGGAGCCACGGATGGGCCGGCTTCGGTTCCGGCTGCAATCGAAGAGAGCACAGCACACGGGGCACACGTCTCCGTCGATGCACTCGGGCGTGCCGAGACGTGTCGAAACAGCCTCGAGTGTCTTCGGATCCGAGGCACGCACGTCCAGATCGGGTTGACGACGGCTGCTGAGCGAGGTGAGGTATCCCTACCAATCGACGACGTGACGCGCTGGGACGTTACTATCGTCGGGTCCCGGGGAATGCCGCCCTCGCGCTACGACGAACTCCTTCGGATGATCGACGCGAGCATCCTTGAGCCCGAACGGCTGGTCACTCGCCGCGTCGCCCTCGAAGAGGTCTCCGAGCGACTCGCGGCGATGACGGACTACGAAACTCGGGGCGTCGAAGTCGTCACGTCGTTTTGA